The genomic region CCCCTCCCGGCGACAACTACGCGGCGGGAGGGGCACCCACCAAGGCACGACCGGCAGGAACAGTTGTCGTTGACCGGCAAGAATAGTTGACGCTGATCACACGCGGAAGCTGCGCCGCATGATCGCCAAGGGACGGGCGAAGCTCCTTTTTGCCACCATCTCCCACCAGATCGGCGGCCGGTGGATTGTGAGCCTCAACCTCGAGGCGGCGGCGCTCCATCCTGCGCAACGTCACGACACGGTAGCCAATCCTGTCGGTATCGACCGTGGGCTGACGACCTTTGCCGTACTTGCCGACGCGACGGGGCGTGAACTCGAGCGCATCGCGGCTCCGCGGCCACTCCGCAGCGCACTGCCGAAGCTTCGCAGGTTGAGCCGCGGCTTGAGCCGCAAGAAGAAGGGATCCCGCAACCGTCACCGTGCGCGGCTGCGGCTTTCGAAGTTCCACCAGCGGATCGGGAACGTGCGTCGCGCGTTCGTGCACCGCGAATCGAGCCGGCTGGCCAAGACCCACAGCCACCTGGTCGTCGAGACGCTGTCCACGGCGGGGATGATGCGAACCCGATTGGCCCGCTCCCTCGCCGACAGTGCCTGGGCGATGTTTGCCGACGTGCTGGAGTACAAGCTCACCTGGCGTGGGGGGACCTTGCTGCGGGCCGACCGCTTCTACCCGAGCACGCGCCGCTGCAGCGCATGCTCGGAGATTGGGGAAGCGATTCCGCTCTCGGAGCGGACGTACCACTGCCGTAGTTGCGGTCACGAGGCCGACCGCGACACCAACGCGGCAGCATGCCTCGCGCAGTACCCGGGGCAGCAGTGGCCTCCCGTCGCCGCCAAGCTGGCGGAGACGATAAACGTCTGCAGAGAGGAGAGCGCTGGCGCGTGGGCCCGGCCCACGCGCGAAACTGTCCTCGATGAAGCAGGCAGGGCTTCGGCCCGACGCCCGAGGAGGGCGGTGTTGGCAGCATAAAAAACTGTCGACACGCTTTAGGGACGGGTGGGCACCCCCAAAAGAGGCTAATCGGCGGCCCCCCGGGCACCGGCTCCCCGCCGGCACGCACCCCGGGCAGGCAGGCAGCCCGCTATTTGATCAGCCGGGAGACCGCCTTGAACTCCGGCGATCCCGCCCGGGCCAGGAGGTCGAAGAGAACCGTCTCGGTGGTGGTCACCACGGCGCCTGCCCGGGCCGCGAGCTCGAGGCCGACCCGCCGGTTCTCCTCCACCCGGGAGATCACCGCGTCCCAGGGCACGAAGACCTGGTAGCCGGCAGCTGCCAGATCGCGGGCCGTCTGGAAGATGCAGATGTGGGTCTCCATCCCGGCGAGCACCAGCTGGTTGCGCCCGAGCGCCTCCAGGGCGCCGCGGACTTCCGGTGCGGCGAAGCAGGAGAAGTCGAGCTTCTCGAGCGGCTTCGCCTCCTCCGGCAGGGCGCTGCGGATCATCGGGACCGTGGGACCGATGCCCTGCGGGTATTGCTCCGTGACGAGCAGCGGGATCCCGAGGACCTTCGCGCCCTCGACCAGCGCCACCACCCGCCGCTCCATCCGCTCCATGGCGTCCGGATCCATCGCCGCGGCGAGGCGCTGCTGCACGTCCACCACGAGGAAGGCGACCCGATCCCGCTCGATCCGCAAGGGCTGCCCGTTCATACCGCGTACCCCATCATCCCCGACCGCATCGGCGCGTCTGGGTCGAGCATCACGTTCACGCAGGCCACCGTGTTCGAGGCGATGGCCCGCTCCAGCGCCGGGGCGATCTGGTCGGGTTCGGTGACGAGCTCGCCCCACCCGCCCATCGCCTCCACGATCCGGTCGTAGCGCGTGGGCGCGAGCCGGGTGGCCGGGCTCTTCTCCTCGCCGAACAGCGCCACCTGCGGCAGGCGGATCTGCCCCCAGGCGGCGTCGTTGCCCACCACCACCACCATCGGCAGGCCGAAGCGGATCGCGGTCTCGAAATCGAAGCCGTTGAGCCCGAAGGAACCGTCGCCCTGGATCACGAAGACCTGCCGCTCCGGGTGGAGGAGCTTGGCAGCGATGGCGAAGGGAGCGCCGACCCCGAGGCAGCCCAGCGGCCCCGGATCGAGCCAGCGTCCCGGCTGCCGGAGCTGGATCGTCTTGGCGGCCATGGCCACGTAATTCCCGCCGTCGGCGACGAACATCGGATCGCGGTCGCCGGCGTTGGCCACCTGCGAGAGCTCCTTCGCCAGCCGCGAGTGGTGGATCGGCTTGTCGGTGGCGCCCTCCCAGGCGGCGAGGCCGTCCAGCCTGCGCGCCTCGCCGGCACGGAGCTGCGCGAGGAAGACGCTGCGGTCGGGCACGGCGCCGAGCTGCGCCGCGATCTGCTCGAGGACCACCCGGCTGTCGCCGGCGATGCCGATCTCCACCGCCCGGTTCCTGCCGATCTCCGTGGGGTCGACGTCGATCTGGATCAGCTTGGCGTCCTCCCGGAACGCATCGCCGTAGCCGAGGCGGAAGTCGAGGGGCGTACCCACCACGAGGACCACGTCGGCTGCGGCGAGGGCGTCCTTGCGGGTGTGCTGGAAGAAGCAGGGGTGGTCCGGCGGCAGGCAGCCGCGGCCGGCGCCGTTGAGGTAGACCGGCATCTGCGCCTTCTCCGCGAGGCTGCGCAGCGCCGCCACCGCGTCGTCCCACCAGATCGACGAGCCCGCGATCACCGCCGGATGTTTCGCCTCGGCGATGGCCCGGGCCGCCCGCTCCACGTAGGCCGGATCCCCTGCCCCGCGGGCCTGTGTCCGGTAGTGGTCCGGGAGCTTCGGGTCCTCCACGCCGTTGGAGAGCACGTCCCAGGCGACCTCGAGGAAGACCGGGCCGGGCCTGCCGCTCATCATCATCCGGAAGGCCTTGGCGAGGTAGGCGGGCACCAGCTCCGGCGACGGGATCCGGTCCGACCATTTGGTGATGCGCAGGAAGAGGTCGACCTGCTCCATCTCCTGCAGCGAGCCGCGGGATTGGTTGAAGGTCGGCGCCGCCCCGCCGATGAGCAGGAGGGGCACGTTGGCGGCGTTGGCGTTGGCCACGCCGGTGAGCGCGTCGGTGACGCCGGGTCCTGCGGTGACCAGCGCCACGCCGGGGCCGCGGGTGAGGCGGGCGTAGGCGTCGGCGGCGTGGGCCGCCGCCTGCTCGTGGCGGGTGTCCACGAGCTGGATCCCCTCCTCGACGCATCCCGCGTAGATGGGCGCGATGTGCAGGCCCGAGAGGGTGAAGACGTGGCGGATCCCCTCTGCCTTGAGCATCTTCGCCACGAGCTGCCCGCCGGTGAACGTCGCCATGGACCGCCTCCGCATGCTGGAAACGGGAACCGTAGCAAGCCCCTCCGACATCGACCACCGGACCGCCGCCCGCATGGGAGTGGGAACGGTGCGCAGCAGCCCTGTGGACGGCGTTCCCGGCAGCTCGGAAGCCCTTGAACCTGCAAGCGATTTTGGATTCTTGCATTTCGTCTTCCGGCAGATAGACTGCATCCCATCCCCGCTTCCCCGGCGAGCCATGAACACGACCTCCCCCGAGACCGAGAAGCACCAGGACGCCCGCGCCCTGCCCGCTCCCCCCGCTGCGCTCTGGACCTTCGCGGTGCTGCTCACCGTGAGCGCCGTGTGGGCGCTCCTCCACGCCTGAACCAAGGCTCCCGTGCCTCCTTCCGTCGACGCCGCGCTGGCCGCGCTCTCCCCTGCGGCCCGGGCTGCGTTCGCCAGCGACTACGCGGCCCGCGCCTTCGACCTCGGCCTCCGCTACCTCGCGCCGGAGGGGGCGCGGCCGATCCCCGTCGCCTTTCCCCCCATCGTCGAGCCTGCAGCGCGCACCGCCGAGCGCGCCGCCGTCGCCAGGGCCACCACCGCCGTGCTCGCCCGGGTCGCGGTGCGGCTCCTCGACGGCGCAGCGGGCGGCGCGCTGGCCGAGGCGCTCTTCGCCGAGCTCGCCCCCTTCGAGCGGGCGATCGTGGAGCGGCGCTACCGCAGCATCGACAAGCTCGCCACGGTGCGGGTCGATCTCTTCGTCGATCCCGACGGCGTCGACCGTGTCCTCGAGATCAACGCCACCATCCCGGCGATGCAGGGTTACTCCGACATCGCGGCGCAGGCCTTCGTGGAGACGGTGCTGGAGCGCCTCGGGCACGGCGGCGACGCAGCGGCGATCCTCGCGGCGAACGGCTCGAACGCGCGGGATCTGCTCGCATCGCTGGTCGCCTGCTACCGCGCCGACGGCGGCACCGAGGCGCTGCCCTCGATCGCCCTGCTCCACCGCCCCGGCGATTCGCAGCTCGGCGAGCTCGAATACCTGGCCGCGTCGTTCCGCGCCGCGGGCCACGACGCGCGCACGGTGCTCTCCACCGCCGTCACGCTCGAAGGCGGCAGGGCGGTGACGGGGCCCTTCGCGCCGGCGATCCTCTACCGGCACGTCTTCGCCAGCAGGCTCGATCCCGCCCTGCCCCTGGCGACGATCTTCGCCGCGCCGGAGGGCCACCACCTCTACAACCCGGTCGATCCCCACCTCGAGCAGAAGTCCTTGCTGGCGGAGCTCTCCGCCGCTTCGGTCGACGAGGCCCGCGCCGCGCTGCTCGGCCTGCATCCGGCGGAGGCGGCGCTCGTGCGCCGGCACGTTCCCTGGACCCGGCGGCTCGCCGGCGGCCCCACCACCGGCCCCGCGGGCGAGCCGATCGCCGACCCCGTCGCCTGGTGCGTGGCGCAGCGCGATCGGCTGGTGATCAAGCGGAGCTGGGATTTCGGCGGCAAGGGCGTCTTCCTCGGCGCCGAATACGGCGACGAGGCGAGCCTGCAGCGGGCGCGGGATCGCTTCGGCGAGGCGCGCTCCTGGGAGGCGCTGATCGAGGCCTGCGTGGCGGAGGGCGGCTGGGTGATCCAGGAGCGCGTGCCCCTGCGCAGGCGCCAGCTGTCGATCGCGAGTCGCGAAGGCGCGGCGCTCCGCGAGCTCTTCGTCGACGTCTCCGCCTATACCAACGTCGGCGTGGCGCCGGCGCCGACCGGCGGCGTGTGCAGGGCCTCGGGCTCGCCCATCGTCAACATCCAGAGCGGCGGGGGCGTGGTGCCCCTGCTCTCCGCGGAGGCGACGGCGCGCCTCGCGGCGCAGCTGCGCTGACCGCCCGCAGCAGGGTCAGCCCACCACCGGCAGCTTGCGCTCGAGGGCCGGGAGCTTCATCCGGAGGCGCTCCACCGGCCTGCCGCCGAGGACGTGCTCCCGGATGATCTCGGGGACGTCCTCCACCGTCACCCCGCCGTACCAGACGGCCTCGGGGTAGACCACCACGCTCACCCCCTCTTCGCAGGCGTCGAGGCAGCCGGAGGCGTTGGCCCGGACGCTCTTGTGGATCCCAAGGGCGGCGAGCTGCTTCTTGAAGGCGTCGCGCACCGCCTCGCTTCCACGGGCGGCACAGGAGGGCCTGGGCGCGCCCTCGGGGCGGCGGTTGGTGCAGATGAAGATCTGGCGCTCGTACGGAGGAGGCATGGTCGGCCAGATAACACGCCGCCCCGACCTTCGCCACACCGCCGGGGCCCCGGTTGCCGACCGCGCCCGGGGAGAGCCGCACGGGCGGGTGGCCACGAGGCGGAGCGCTCGTTACCCTACGTGACGATACGTGGTCCTCGGTGACGCTGCCATCGGCGCGCATCCTAGCGAAATCACAGCAGAACCCACAGGAAGACCACAGCATCTTGTGGGTTCTTGGGATCGAGGCCACAGCATCTTGTGTTCCGCGAGGCTTGACGGAGCGATCGGCGTTTGGTTCTATGGCGGCCAGTCCGGCGGGCGCTGGGCGGTTTCCCTACATGCGGGAGCCCCCGGCCGTTCGACACCCTGGGGTCCGCCGGGAGCCTTACGAGATGGTTGAGACAACGTTGCAACGGTCTGCCCCGTAGTGGGGAGACGTGTGCTCAAACGCGAGCGAGGGACGCGATTATGGCCGTGGAGACGACCGAGAAGGAGCCGGTGGTGCGGCAGGCTGCACGCAAGGGCAAGAAGAACGAGGCGACCCGCCGCGGCCTCACCGTCGAGCGGTACTTCAGCACCGCGGGCGTGGATCCCGCCGACGAGCTCGCTTGGGAGCTCCGCTCCGCGTCGATCACCGACGAGACCGGCAAGCCGATCTTCGAGCAGAAGGACATCGAGGTCCCCGCGACCTGGAGCGCCCTCGCCACCAACGTCGTCTCCTCGAAATACTTCCGCGGGCCCCTCGGCCCCGAGCGCGAGCGCTCCGTCAAGCAGCTCGTCCGCCGCGTGGTGGGCACCATCGGCCGTTGGGGCCGGGAGTGCGGCTATTTCGCCTCCGAGGAGGACGCCCAGGTCTTCGAGGCCGAGCTCTCCCACCTCCTCTACCGCCAGAAGATGAGCTTCAACTCGCCGGTGTGGTTCAACGTCGGCGTCGAGGAAGAGCCCCAGTGCTCGGCCTGCTTCATCAACAGCGTCGAGGACTCGATGGGCTCGATCCTCGGTCTGGCCAAGACCGAGGGCATGCTCTTCAAGTACGGCTCCGGCACCGGCACCAACCTCTCGCCGATCCGCTCCTCCCGTGAGCAGCTCGCAGGCGGCGGCACCGCCTCGGGCCCCGTCTCCTTCATGAAGGGCTTCGACGCCTTCGCCGGCGTGATCAAGTCGGGCGGGAAGACCCGCCGCGCGGCGAAGATGGTGATCCTCAACGCCGATCACCCGGACGTCCGCGAGTTCATCTGGTGCAAGGCCAGCGAGGAGAAGAAGGCCTGGGCGCTGATCGAGCAGGGCTACGATCCGTCGTTCAACGGCGAGGCCTACAACTCGGTCTTCTTCCAGAACTCCAACAACTCGGTCCGCGTCACCGACGAGTTCATGCGCGCCGTGGTCCTCGACGGCGACTGGACCACCCGCGCCGTCCGCGACGGCAAGCCGATGGAGACGCTGCGCGCCCGCCAGATCTTCCGTGAGATCTCCGAGGCGGCCCACCTCTGCGGCGACCCGGGCCTGCAGTACGACACGACGATCAACGCGTGGCACACCAGCCCGAAGTCGGGCCGGATCAACGCGTCGAATCCGTGCTCCGAGTACATGTACCTCGACGACTCGGCCTGCAATCTCGCCTCGCTCAACCTGCTGCAGTTCCGCAACGTCGACGGCGACTTCGACGTGCAGTCGTTCAAGAAGGCGGTCGAGATCACCATCCTCGCCCAGGAGATCCTGGTCGACAACGCCAAGTACCCCACCGAGCGGATCGCGGAGAACTCGCACAAATACCGCCCGCTGGGCCTCGGCTTCGCCAACCTCGGCGCGCTCCTCATGGCCCGGGGCCTCGCCTACGACTCCGACGAGGGCCGCGCCTTCGCCGGCGCGGTGACCGCGATCATGGGCGGCCACGCCTACGCCACCTCGGCGAAGATCGCCGCGGATCACGGCGGCCCCTTCTCCGAATACGAGATCAACCGCGACGACTTCCTCCGCGTGATGCGCAAGCACCGCAAGGCCGTCGACGAGGTGGCCAGCCCCGCCCTCGTTCCCGCCGAGATGGTGCAGGCTGCCCGCACCGCCTGGGACAACGCCATCGAGCTCGGCACCGCCCACGGCTACCGCAACGGCCAGGTCACCGTGCTCGCCCCCACCGGCACCATCGCCTTCATGATGGATTGCGACACCACGGGCATCGAGCCGGACATCGCCCTGGTGAAGTACAAGAAGCTGGTCGGCGGCGGCATGCTCAAGATCGTGAACAACACGGTCCCGCCCGCGCTCAAGCGCCTCGGCTACGGCGAGAAGCAGATCGCCGAGATCGTGCAGTACATCGACGAGAACGACACCATCGAGGGTGCGCCGGGTCTCGCCGAGGAGCACCTGCCGATCTTCGACTGCGCGTTCAAGCCGGCGCAGGGCAGCCGCTCGATCCACTGGCTCGGCCACGTGAAGATGATGGCGGCCTGCCAGCCCTTCCTCTCCGGCGCGATCTCCAAGACGGTGAACCTGCCCACCGAGGCCACCGTCGAGGACATCGAGCAGGCGTACATGGAGGCGTGGAAGCTCGGCCTCAAGGCCATCGCGGTCTACCGCGACGGCTGCAAGCGCTCGCAGCCCCTCAACACCTCCAAGAACGCGGAGAAGATGGCGAAGGAGGCTGCCGCCAGGGGCAGCGCCCGCCGCAAGCTCCCGGACGAGCGGCAGGCGATCACCCACAAATTCTCCATCGGCGGCCACGAGGGCTACATCACCGTCGGCATGTTCGAGGACGGCCAGCCCGGCGAGCTCTTCGTGGTGATGGCGAAGGAAGGCTCGGTGGTATCGGGCCTGATGGACTCCTTCGCCACCGCGATCTCCCTGGCGCTCCAGTACGGCGTGCCCCTCAAGGTGCTCGTCGACAAGTTCAGCCACACGCGCTTCGAACCCTCGGGCTTCACGGGCAACCCGGCGATCCCGATCGCCAAGTCGATCACCGACTACCTCTTCCGCTGGATGGCGCTGAAGTTCCTCCCCGCCGAGGGAGAGGAGCAGGCCGAGGTGGCGGCGGCCCCCACCCCGGTGGCTGCTGCACCGGCACCGGTGAAGCCGACGCCCGCTCCTGCCCCGAAGGCAGCGCCCGCTTCGGTTCCCGCGTCGGTTCCCGCTGCGGCGAAGGCCGGCAACGGCGCGGTGGCGCTCGGCACCGAGGCGCTCACCTCGAGCTTCCTCAACCAGGCCGATGCCCCGCCCTGCTACGTCTGCGGCAGCATCACCGTGCGCAACGGTGCGTGCTACAAATGCCTGAACTGCGGCGCCACCAACGGCTGCAGCTGAGCAAGCGCCGCCCCTCGGGGCGGTGATGCGACACGGGGCGGGGCCTGACCGGGCCTGCGCCCCGTGTTCGTTCCTGGGGCCTCAGATCAGGCGGAGAAGAGCGCCGCTTCGAGCGCGGCGCGTGGGGCGCCGTGGCGGGCTTCGAGCTCGGACCAGACGAGATCGAGGAGACGCCCCCGGGGCGGCCGGTGGCGGAGCTCGAGCCAGGCGGCGAGATCCGCTGGCGCCGCCTCCCCTGCGAGCCCGAGGCGCGCGCGCAGGGAGCGGATCCGCTCCAGCCGCACGGTGAACGCGGCGAGCCGCTCCGCCGAGGTGCCGGCGGGCCGGGTGGCGAGCCAGCGCTTCACCAGCAGGGTCTCGCGCAGGGTGAGGTGGAAATCGAGCGCCAGCTCCACGAAAGGATCGGCAGGCGCATCGCCGGCAGCGCAGCGTTCGCAAGCGGCGCGGACCCGGGCCTCCCGCTCCCGCAGCAGCGCGGCGGGGACGGTGTCGAGCTCCCGGAGCGCGCCGGGAAATTCGCGGGCGATGCGGCGAAAGGCCGCCTTGCGCGACGCGCCCTCCGCCGGCGGAAAACAGTCGGCGCCGGCGACCTCCACCGCCTCGCGCCGCTCCCGCAGCGCCACCAGCTGCTCGTACTTCCAGGCGAGGCGCCGGAGGCGGCGCAGCCTGCTCAACTCCCCTGGCCCGCAGCGGCGAGGACCGCATCCGCCAGCACCCGCAGCGAGCGCAGGCCCAGTACCGTGGCGCCCTGGCGCCGGAAGGCTTCGTCCACCCGGGCGCCGATGGCGCCGAAGTCGAGGGGCACGCCGACGAGCGCCGCCTCGAGATCCCGGAGCACGAAGGCAGGCGCGATGAAATCGCCGCGGAAGCGCACCGCCCGGACCACGCCGCCTTCGTGGCGGACCAGGGCTTCGGCGAAGCCGATGGCCACGTCGGCCACCCCGCTCTCCTCCCAACCCGCTTCGTCCTCGCGCACCGCGGGGCCGGGCTCGTCGCCCTCCGGCGGCGCCTCTCCGCTGCGCACGAGCTCGCAGCCGTGCGCCTGCGCGTAGCTGCCGGCGATCCCCTCGGCGATCGCGGAGAAGTCGTGGGGCTCCTGCCAGAGCGAGGCGAGCGCCACGCCTTCGGCGCCGGCGACGCGCGGGTCCTCGTGGACCGGATAGCCCGCGAGCGCGGCGGGGAGCGGGAGCGCCCGCTCCACGCCCACCACCGCCTCGAAGATCGTGGCGCCGCCGGGCAGCCCGTCCTGCGACACCACGGCGAGCTGCCTGCCGTCCGCCGAGAGGAAGTCGCGGCCGAAATAGCCGACGGGGGTGCCGCCGGCGAAGAGCGAGAGCCCTGCGCGCAGGCCGCGGACGTAGCGGTTGATCACCTTGTCCGCGCCGATGCCCGCAGCGAGAAGCGCGCCCGCGCCAGGCAGGGCGAGGAGGACGCCTATCGATCCTTCACCGGCCAGCAGCGCGCGCCCTCCGCCGATGCGCCGGTGGACCTGCAGCCCTGCCGCCTCCACCTGCGCGAGGGCCGACGGCGCGCGCTGGTGCCGCCCGAGGCTCACGGCCTCGCCTGCCAGCTCGGCGACGAGGAGCACCGGCGCTGCACCGGGCGCCTCCACGTGCCGCAGCAGCCCGGTGCCGATCCGCCCGAAGC from Vulgatibacter sp. harbors:
- a CDS encoding thiamine pyrophosphate-binding protein; the protein is MATFTGGQLVAKMLKAEGIRHVFTLSGLHIAPIYAGCVEEGIQLVDTRHEQAAAHAADAYARLTRGPGVALVTAGPGVTDALTGVANANAANVPLLLIGGAAPTFNQSRGSLQEMEQVDLFLRITKWSDRIPSPELVPAYLAKAFRMMMSGRPGPVFLEVAWDVLSNGVEDPKLPDHYRTQARGAGDPAYVERAARAIAEAKHPAVIAGSSIWWDDAVAALRSLAEKAQMPVYLNGAGRGCLPPDHPCFFQHTRKDALAAADVVLVVGTPLDFRLGYGDAFREDAKLIQIDVDPTEIGRNRAVEIGIAGDSRVVLEQIAAQLGAVPDRSVFLAQLRAGEARRLDGLAAWEGATDKPIHHSRLAKELSQVANAGDRDPMFVADGGNYVAMAAKTIQLRQPGRWLDPGPLGCLGVGAPFAIAAKLLHPERQVFVIQGDGSFGLNGFDFETAIRFGLPMVVVVGNDAAWGQIRLPQVALFGEEKSPATRLAPTRYDRIVEAMGGWGELVTEPDQIAPALERAIASNTVACVNVMLDPDAPMRSGMMGYAV
- a CDS encoding (2Fe-2S) ferredoxin domain-containing protein; translation: MPPPYERQIFICTNRRPEGAPRPSCAARGSEAVRDAFKKQLAALGIHKSVRANASGCLDACEEGVSVVVYPEAVWYGGVTVEDVPEIIREHVLGGRPVERLRMKLPALERKLPVVG
- a CDS encoding vitamin B12-dependent ribonucleotide reductase, translated to MAVETTEKEPVVRQAARKGKKNEATRRGLTVERYFSTAGVDPADELAWELRSASITDETGKPIFEQKDIEVPATWSALATNVVSSKYFRGPLGPERERSVKQLVRRVVGTIGRWGRECGYFASEEDAQVFEAELSHLLYRQKMSFNSPVWFNVGVEEEPQCSACFINSVEDSMGSILGLAKTEGMLFKYGSGTGTNLSPIRSSREQLAGGGTASGPVSFMKGFDAFAGVIKSGGKTRRAAKMVILNADHPDVREFIWCKASEEKKAWALIEQGYDPSFNGEAYNSVFFQNSNNSVRVTDEFMRAVVLDGDWTTRAVRDGKPMETLRARQIFREISEAAHLCGDPGLQYDTTINAWHTSPKSGRINASNPCSEYMYLDDSACNLASLNLLQFRNVDGDFDVQSFKKAVEITILAQEILVDNAKYPTERIAENSHKYRPLGLGFANLGALLMARGLAYDSDEGRAFAGAVTAIMGGHAYATSAKIAADHGGPFSEYEINRDDFLRVMRKHRKAVDEVASPALVPAEMVQAARTAWDNAIELGTAHGYRNGQVTVLAPTGTIAFMMDCDTTGIEPDIALVKYKKLVGGGMLKIVNNTVPPALKRLGYGEKQIAEIVQYIDENDTIEGAPGLAEEHLPIFDCAFKPAQGSRSIHWLGHVKMMAACQPFLSGAISKTVNLPTEATVEDIEQAYMEAWKLGLKAIAVYRDGCKRSQPLNTSKNAEKMAKEAAARGSARRKLPDERQAITHKFSIGGHEGYITVGMFEDGQPGELFVVMAKEGSVVSGLMDSFATAISLALQYGVPLKVLVDKFSHTRFEPSGFTGNPAIPIAKSITDYLFRWMALKFLPAEGEEQAEVAAAPTPVAAAPAPVKPTPAPAPKAAPASVPASVPAAAKAGNGAVALGTEALTSSFLNQADAPPCYVCGSITVRNGACYKCLNCGATNGCS
- a CDS encoding RNA-guided endonuclease InsQ/TnpB family protein; this encodes MRRMIAKGRAKLLFATISHQIGGRWIVSLNLEAAALHPAQRHDTVANPVGIDRGLTTFAVLADATGRELERIAAPRPLRSALPKLRRLSRGLSRKKKGSRNRHRARLRLSKFHQRIGNVRRAFVHRESSRLAKTHSHLVVETLSTAGMMRTRLARSLADSAWAMFADVLEYKLTWRGGTLLRADRFYPSTRRCSACSEIGEAIPLSERTYHCRSCGHEADRDTNAAACLAQYPGQQWPPVAAKLAETINVCREESAGAWARPTRETVLDEAGRASARRPRRAVLAA
- a CDS encoding isochorismatase family protein; this encodes MNGQPLRIERDRVAFLVVDVQQRLAAAMDPDAMERMERRVVALVEGAKVLGIPLLVTEQYPQGIGPTVPMIRSALPEEAKPLEKLDFSCFAAPEVRGALEALGRNQLVLAGMETHICIFQTARDLAAAGYQVFVPWDAVISRVEENRRVGLELAARAGAVVTTTETVLFDLLARAGSPEFKAVSRLIK